In one Candidatus Krumholzibacteriia bacterium genomic region, the following are encoded:
- a CDS encoding DUF975 family protein, producing the protein MPNPQGLPLGESIRFGWKTVQARAAFIVGVTLVAWAVPGIIEWAGDSAFDTRLQEFGISVIASLVSSTFALGLAKIYLRFRDGETPIFENLFDGLARLHIYIAAMIIVGIAVFMGLVLLIIPGIIFLLRLWFVGFVVVDEAVGPVEAIQRSWDITRGRTMDLFLLFLLLVGLNLLGIVALGVGLLVTVPISGLSLAFVYRELKPKAAVVVEQPVPAT; encoded by the coding sequence ATGCCCAACCCACAGGGTCTCCCGCTGGGAGAATCGATTCGATTTGGATGGAAGACGGTTCAGGCGCGCGCGGCCTTCATAGTCGGCGTCACGCTGGTTGCCTGGGCGGTGCCGGGCATCATCGAGTGGGCCGGCGACAGCGCGTTCGACACCCGGCTGCAGGAGTTCGGTATCTCCGTCATCGCGAGCCTGGTATCGAGCACGTTCGCGCTGGGCCTCGCCAAAATCTACCTCCGGTTTCGTGACGGCGAGACACCGATCTTCGAGAACCTCTTTGACGGTCTTGCCCGCCTCCACATCTACATCGCCGCCATGATCATCGTGGGCATCGCGGTTTTCATGGGCCTGGTCCTGCTGATCATTCCCGGAATCATCTTCCTGCTGCGGTTGTGGTTCGTGGGGTTCGTCGTTGTCGACGAAGCGGTGGGTCCGGTGGAGGCGATCCAGCGCAGCTGGGACATCACGCGCGGCCGCACCATGGACCTGTTTCTGCTCTTCCTGCTGCTGGTCGGCCTCAACCTGCTTGGCATCGTCGCGCTCGGCGTGGGACTGCTGGTCACGGTTCCCATCAGCGGGCTGTCGCTGGCCTTCGTGTACCGCGAATTGAAACCGAAGGCGGCGGTGGTGGTTGAGCAGCCGGTGCCGGCCACGTAG
- a CDS encoding bifunctional oligoribonuclease/PAP phosphatase NrnA produces the protein MWSSIRQFIDRHDSFVISSHINPDGDAIGSELGLARFLRQIGKRAVIVNSTDTPDVLRFLDTADEIHVYGEPDVRGLIDGIDAAIIVDVNNWDHLGHIGRALQALSLPRACIDHHQGEVAGFAETTVADTSAAAVGLLILELIRDMKGRVTQDIADPLYAAIITDTGTFRFSNTDARVLRAAAELTDAGANPFEMHRRVFGSKSWGAGRLLGPVLSTLESVAGGKVAVISATLEMVNNAGANYDDTDGFVDLVRAIKGVELVAFFKETTEGDIKVSLRSNGNVDANAMARRFGGGGHTMASGMRLPGPMKRAIEDFLRECARLDDFPVR, from the coding sequence ATGTGGAGCTCCATCCGGCAGTTCATCGACCGCCACGACTCGTTCGTGATCTCTTCGCACATCAACCCCGACGGAGATGCCATCGGCTCGGAGCTGGGGCTGGCGCGGTTCCTGCGCCAGATCGGCAAGCGCGCCGTGATTGTCAACTCCACCGACACGCCCGACGTGCTGCGCTTTCTTGACACCGCGGACGAGATCCACGTGTACGGCGAGCCCGATGTGCGCGGGCTGATCGACGGCATCGACGCGGCCATCATCGTGGATGTGAACAACTGGGACCACCTGGGCCATATCGGCCGCGCGCTGCAGGCGCTTTCCCTGCCCCGGGCGTGCATCGACCACCATCAGGGCGAGGTGGCCGGGTTCGCGGAGACGACGGTGGCCGACACCAGCGCCGCCGCGGTGGGGCTGTTGATTCTGGAATTGATTCGCGACATGAAGGGACGCGTTACGCAGGACATCGCCGATCCGCTCTACGCCGCCATTATCACGGATACGGGGACATTTCGGTTTTCCAACACGGACGCGCGCGTGCTGCGCGCGGCGGCCGAGCTCACCGATGCCGGCGCGAATCCCTTCGAGATGCACCGCCGCGTGTTTGGCAGCAAGAGCTGGGGTGCGGGCCGGTTGCTGGGCCCGGTGTTGAGCACGCTGGAATCCGTGGCGGGCGGCAAGGTGGCGGTCATTTCCGCCACGCTGGAAATGGTGAACAACGCGGGCGCCAACTACGACGACACCGACGGCTTCGTGGACCTGGTTCGCGCCATCAAGGGTGTGGAACTGGTGGCCTTCTTCAAGGAGACCACCGAGGGCGACATCAAGGTGTCGCTGCGCTCCAACGGCAACGTGGACGCGAATGCGATGGCGCGGCGCTTCGGTGGCGGGGGGCACACCATGGCGTCGGGAATGCGCTTGCCGGGGCCGATGAAGCGGGCCATCGAGGACTTCCTGCGCGAATGCGCACGGCTCGACGACTTCCCCGTCCGTTGA
- a CDS encoding UbiX family flavin prenyltransferase, translating to MAIYAVGITGGSGAPYALRLLNALTGAGHDVHAIVSPAGEKVMQLESGIKLGRTLRDKQDALIRASEIEAGKGSLRLFDHMNLAAPISSGSFKCAGMVIVPCSTGTLGRIAAGISSNLVERAADVALKERRRLVLVPRETPLSAIHLSNMLTLHRAGADILPAMPAFYHRPKTIADMVDMIVGRILDRLGVENSLFYRWGTDTAPGDTEMD from the coding sequence ATGGCCATCTACGCGGTTGGAATCACGGGCGGCAGCGGGGCACCCTACGCGCTTCGCCTTCTGAACGCGCTGACCGGCGCGGGTCACGACGTGCACGCCATCGTGTCACCGGCGGGGGAGAAGGTGATGCAGCTGGAGAGCGGCATCAAGCTCGGTAGGACGCTGCGTGATAAACAAGACGCGTTGATTCGTGCGAGTGAAATCGAAGCAGGGAAGGGAAGCCTGCGGTTGTTCGATCACATGAATCTCGCCGCACCCATCTCGAGCGGATCCTTCAAGTGCGCGGGAATGGTCATCGTGCCGTGTTCCACCGGAACGCTGGGGCGCATCGCGGCCGGTATTTCATCCAACCTGGTGGAGCGCGCCGCCGACGTTGCGCTCAAGGAGCGGCGCCGGCTGGTGCTGGTGCCGCGCGAAACCCCGCTTTCGGCAATTCATCTCTCCAACATGCTCACCCTGCACCGCGCGGGCGCGGACATACTGCCCGCCATGCCCGCCTTCTACCACCGCCCGAAGACCATCGCCGACATGGTGGACATGATCGTGGGGCGCATCCTGGACCGCCTGGGCGTGGAGAATTCGCTCTTCTACCGCTGGGGAACCGACACCGCGCCGGGCGACACCGAGATGGACTAG
- the ubiA gene encoding putative 4-hydroxybenzoate polyprenyltransferase, producing MNSLREFFDTIRVEHTVFALPFAYATLFLVEAGWPRGHYLLWITVAMIGARTVGMAANRLIDGEIDARNPRTAGRAIPAGRLGRGRAMLYTGVALVVFLVAVWRLNPVCRWLWPLVIGAMVAYPYAKRFTPYAHLLLGAVYVMIPPAVWVAVTGEVPLPAVLLGLGAGLWVAGFDIIYACQDAEVDRREGLHSLPADFGIGRALRVSRVLHAGFLVCLAVAGSMLFVGRWYGVGLVLTALLLIHEHRLVKPNDLSRVNAAFFTTNGIVSVALFVLIAIDTVV from the coding sequence ATGAATAGCTTACGTGAATTCTTCGACACCATCCGGGTCGAGCACACGGTGTTTGCACTCCCCTTCGCGTATGCGACGTTGTTCCTGGTGGAGGCGGGGTGGCCGCGTGGGCATTACCTTCTATGGATCACGGTGGCCATGATTGGCGCCCGAACCGTGGGGATGGCGGCCAACCGCCTAATCGACGGGGAGATCGATGCGCGCAACCCGCGCACAGCGGGGCGGGCCATTCCCGCCGGCCGCCTGGGTCGGGGGCGGGCGATGCTCTATACCGGTGTCGCCCTGGTGGTCTTTCTGGTGGCGGTGTGGCGGCTCAACCCGGTCTGCCGGTGGCTGTGGCCCCTCGTGATCGGAGCCATGGTTGCCTATCCGTACGCCAAGCGCTTCACGCCCTATGCCCATCTGCTCCTGGGGGCGGTTTACGTGATGATCCCGCCCGCGGTCTGGGTGGCGGTCACCGGCGAGGTTCCGCTGCCGGCGGTGCTGCTGGGACTGGGCGCCGGCCTGTGGGTGGCCGGTTTCGACATCATCTATGCTTGCCAGGACGCGGAGGTGGATCGGCGCGAGGGGCTGCACTCGCTGCCGGCCGATTTCGGGATCGGACGCGCGCTGCGCGTGTCACGCGTTCTGCACGCCGGCTTTCTCGTCTGTCTGGCCGTTGCGGGCTCGATGCTGTTCGTCGGGCGGTGGTACGGCGTGGGCCTGGTGCTGACGGCCCTGCTGCTCATCCATGAGCACCGGCTGGTCAAGCCCAACGACCTTTCCAGGGTGAACGCCGCGTTCTTTACTACCAACGGTATCGTGAGCGTGGCGCTGTTTGTTCTCATTGCGATCGATACGGTGGTGTAA
- a CDS encoding DUF523 domain-containing protein produces MARLPTPIVVVSRCLGFDHCRYDGDIVRADVVSRIAGHVRAIPVCPELEIGLGVPRPVIRLVHEAAGSRLVQPETGRDLTDEMSAFATRFLEWIGEKGVDGFILKSRSPSCGNGDSRVFDAGGDELAESMDGLFARAARARFPDAAMEDESSLTDPVARHEFVTALYENAARRLGRKLPREWRLPPDLS; encoded by the coding sequence ATGGCACGCCTTCCCACCCCCATTGTCGTTGTGAGCCGCTGTCTCGGCTTCGACCATTGCCGCTACGATGGAGACATCGTGCGCGCGGACGTGGTGTCGCGCATCGCCGGCCATGTGCGCGCCATCCCGGTGTGCCCGGAACTCGAGATCGGGCTGGGTGTTCCGCGGCCCGTCATTCGCCTCGTCCACGAAGCGGCGGGTAGCCGGCTGGTTCAGCCGGAAACCGGGCGCGATCTCACCGACGAGATGAGTGCCTTTGCGACCCGCTTCCTGGAGTGGATCGGCGAGAAGGGCGTGGATGGTTTCATTCTGAAGTCGCGCTCGCCCTCGTGCGGCAACGGCGACAGCCGGGTGTTCGATGCGGGGGGCGATGAACTTGCGGAGTCCATGGACGGGCTCTTCGCGCGCGCCGCACGCGCCCGCTTTCCCGACGCGGCCATGGAAGACGAATCCAGCCTCACCGATCCGGTCGCCCGCCACGAGTTCGTGACCGCGCTCTACGAAAACGCCGCGCGCCGCCTCGGGCGCAAGCTGCCGCGCGAGTGGCGTCTCCCCCCGGACCTCTCCTGA
- a CDS encoding UbiD family decarboxylase, with protein MPYRDLQSFLMALEATGDLKRVRTEVDPRFEIAEIAQRAVREGGPALLFERVKGSRFPLAINFLGTLSRIERAIGMHPEALGERLVRLAEELNPPTPARIWRARDLFPRLLAFRPRRTARGRGQEVIDRSPDLGALPVITCWPQDGGPFITFPLVVTRHPRTARTNVGIYRMQLYDRGSTGMHWQIHKGGGFHYREAEKRGHALPVAVALGADPALMLAGIFPLPEALEEIAFAGILRARSTRLARARTIDLDVPADAEFILEGEVPPHERRVEGPFGDHFGHYCDPADFPVFRVKTITRRRRPVYPAAVVGKPPQEDRYMGDASQMILGPLIRLIRPEVRDVWAYYEAGFHNLLVASVEGRYTREPVRTAMGLLGEGQLGLSKVLVLVDRDVDARNFRAVLRSIRAHFDPRENFHLISRAPLDTLDFTSFKMHLGSRMILDATGSRAQYSGGSAPAAGSGGASGEPVSGDPAHLAPHVRRWKVWEDALLVVQIDRVEKDAGRRTLDALVAAPALAGLKMIAVVSPDVNLDDDVDTIWGVFTRFDPARDLVFSRTSLAGVQPIYEGVMGIDATWKPGYPDAVEMDPDTVRRVDGRWGSYWE; from the coding sequence ATGCCCTATCGTGACCTTCAGTCCTTCCTGATGGCTCTCGAGGCCACAGGCGATCTCAAGCGGGTGCGCACCGAGGTCGACCCCCGCTTCGAGATCGCGGAGATCGCCCAGCGCGCGGTGCGCGAGGGTGGTCCCGCGTTGCTTTTCGAGCGTGTCAAGGGGTCGCGCTTTCCGCTCGCCATCAACTTCCTGGGCACGTTGTCGCGCATCGAGCGCGCCATCGGCATGCACCCGGAAGCGCTCGGCGAGCGGCTGGTGCGCCTTGCCGAGGAACTCAATCCGCCTACCCCCGCCCGCATCTGGCGTGCGCGCGATCTCTTTCCGCGCCTGCTGGCGTTCCGTCCCCGGCGCACCGCAAGGGGCCGCGGCCAGGAGGTGATCGACCGTTCGCCGGACCTGGGAGCCCTGCCCGTCATCACCTGCTGGCCGCAGGACGGCGGTCCGTTCATCACCTTTCCGCTGGTGGTGACACGCCACCCGCGCACCGCCAGAACCAACGTCGGTATCTATCGCATGCAGCTCTACGACCGCGGCTCCACCGGCATGCACTGGCAGATCCACAAGGGTGGCGGCTTCCACTATCGCGAAGCGGAGAAGCGGGGACACGCGCTCCCGGTTGCCGTGGCGCTGGGCGCCGATCCGGCGCTCATGCTCGCCGGCATCTTTCCGCTTCCCGAAGCGCTCGAAGAAATTGCGTTCGCGGGTATCCTGCGTGCGCGCTCCACGCGGCTCGCGCGCGCGCGAACCATCGACCTCGATGTTCCCGCCGACGCGGAATTCATCCTGGAGGGGGAAGTGCCGCCCCACGAGCGCCGCGTGGAGGGGCCCTTCGGCGACCACTTCGGCCACTACTGCGATCCCGCCGACTTTCCCGTTTTCCGCGTGAAGACGATCACGCGCCGCCGCCGCCCGGTGTATCCGGCCGCGGTGGTGGGGAAGCCGCCGCAGGAAGACCGTTATATGGGCGACGCGTCGCAGATGATCCTGGGTCCGTTGATCCGGCTCATTCGCCCCGAGGTACGCGACGTGTGGGCGTACTACGAGGCGGGGTTTCACAACCTGCTGGTCGCTAGTGTCGAGGGCCGCTACACGCGCGAACCCGTGCGCACCGCCATGGGTCTGCTGGGCGAGGGGCAACTTGGTTTGAGCAAGGTGCTGGTGCTCGTCGATCGCGACGTCGACGCCCGCAACTTCCGCGCGGTGCTTCGATCCATTCGCGCGCACTTCGATCCGCGCGAGAACTTCCATCTAATCTCGCGTGCGCCGCTCGACACGCTCGACTTCACCAGTTTCAAGATGCACCTGGGGAGCCGCATGATTCTGGATGCCACCGGCAGCCGCGCGCAGTACTCCGGCGGAAGCGCGCCGGCCGCGGGATCGGGCGGGGCGAGCGGCGAACCGGTTTCCGGCGACCCGGCGCACCTCGCGCCGCACGTGCGCCGCTGGAAGGTGTGGGAGGACGCGCTGCTGGTGGTGCAGATCGATCGCGTCGAGAAGGACGCGGGTCGAAGAACCCTCGATGCGCTGGTGGCCGCCCCGGCCCTGGCGGGCCTCAAGATGATTGCGGTGGTCAGCCCCGACGTGAACCTCGATGACGACGTCGACACCATCTGGGGTGTGTTTACGCGCTTCGACCCCGCGCGCGACCTGGTGTTTTCGCGGACGTCGCTGGCCGGGGTGCAGCCCATTTACGAAGGCGTCATGGGCATCGACGCCACCTGGAAGCCCGGCTACCCCGACGCGGTGGAAATGGACCCGGACACCGTCCGCAGGGTAGATGGGCGCTGGGGGAGCTACTGGGAGTAG
- the msrB gene encoding peptide-methionine (R)-S-oxide reductase MsrB — MTPEAEAELKLTQRGGNIRMSKINKTDAEWREILTPDQYRVTREKGTERAFTGEYVDNHEKGVYLCVACGQPLFASDTKFESGTGWPSFYEPVDNRNLASEEDRSFGWDRTEVMCGRCQAHLGHVFDDGPRPTGLRYCINSVALKFVPADPKEDLAEKKK, encoded by the coding sequence ATCACGCCCGAGGCCGAGGCTGAACTCAAGCTCACGCAGCGAGGAGGCAATATCCGTATGAGCAAGATCAACAAGACCGACGCCGAGTGGCGCGAAATCCTCACCCCGGACCAGTATCGCGTGACACGCGAGAAGGGCACGGAGCGCGCTTTCACCGGCGAGTATGTCGACAATCACGAAAAGGGTGTGTACCTGTGCGTGGCCTGCGGACAGCCGCTGTTCGCCTCGGACACCAAGTTCGAGTCCGGTACCGGCTGGCCGAGTTTCTACGAGCCGGTGGACAACCGCAACCTGGCCAGCGAGGAGGACCGCAGCTTCGGCTGGGACCGTACCGAGGTCATGTGCGGACGCTGCCAGGCGCACCTGGGCCACGTGTTCGACGACGGCCCCAGGCCCACCGGCCTGCGCTACTGCATCAACTCGGTGGCACTCAAGTTCGTGCCGGCGGATCCCAAAGAGGACCTGGCCGAGAAGAAGAAGTAA
- the pepE gene encoding dipeptidase PepE → MSKRSARLLLLSNSKNYGGGWLDHAEPWIRAFMGGVKNAIFVPYAGVTVSWEDYTTMARERFEKMGIAVTSVHEAKNAAKAVASAEAVFVGGGNTFNLLKTMYDDGSLWAIRERVLAGAPYIGWSAGSNVACPSIRTTNDMPIVEPSKFDALRLVPFQINPHFTDAMIPNHGGETRTQRIAEFTKTNPGVYVVGLREGSAIEVDGAALRLLGPHEARIFHGDRDPVDCAPDASLDFLWEV, encoded by the coding sequence ATGAGCAAGCGAAGCGCCCGACTCCTCCTGTTGAGCAACTCCAAGAACTACGGTGGTGGCTGGCTGGACCACGCCGAGCCCTGGATACGCGCCTTCATGGGTGGCGTAAAGAACGCGATATTCGTACCTTACGCCGGGGTGACGGTGAGCTGGGAGGACTACACCACCATGGCAAGAGAGCGGTTCGAGAAGATGGGCATCGCGGTGACATCGGTCCACGAGGCGAAGAATGCGGCGAAGGCGGTGGCGTCCGCCGAGGCCGTGTTCGTGGGCGGCGGCAACACGTTCAACCTGCTGAAGACCATGTACGACGACGGGTCGCTGTGGGCCATCCGCGAGCGGGTGCTGGCCGGCGCGCCCTACATCGGCTGGAGTGCCGGGTCCAACGTGGCCTGCCCCTCCATCCGCACCACCAACGACATGCCCATCGTGGAGCCGTCGAAGTTCGACGCACTGCGCCTGGTTCCCTTCCAGATAAACCCCCACTTCACCGACGCGATGATCCCCAACCACGGCGGCGAGACCCGCACCCAGCGCATCGCCGAGTTCACGAAAACCAATCCGGGTGTTTACGTCGTAGGTTTGCGTGAAGGCAGCGCAATCGAGGTCGACGGAGCGGCGCTCAGGCTGCTCGGGCCGCACGAGGCAAGGATCTTCCATGGCGACAGGGATCCCGTGGACTGCGCGCCGGACGCGTCGCTGGATTTCCTCTGGGAGGTTTAA
- the nfi gene encoding deoxyribonuclease V (cleaves DNA at apurinic or apyrimidinic sites), translating to MKIPRLHSWTVSIERARALQVELREELVFHKLLLGTIGTVAGSDIAISRDGKRLIAATVVMSFPSLELLETRIAARPLTFPYVPGYLSFREVPAVIASLRRVKNPVGAILCDGQGIAHPRGFGLASHVGFWAGVPAVGSAKSRLVGVHGPVGERRGARANLYYNDEHVGTVLRTRDGVKPLFVSPGHLIDFTSSWRLVLACCTRYRLPEPQRLAHIAAGEAKREGA from the coding sequence ATGAAGATCCCGAGATTGCATTCCTGGACGGTGTCGATCGAGCGAGCCCGGGCGCTGCAGGTCGAACTGCGCGAGGAGCTGGTCTTCCACAAACTGCTCCTGGGCACCATTGGCACCGTCGCCGGCAGTGACATCGCCATCAGTCGCGACGGCAAACGCCTCATCGCCGCCACGGTGGTGATGTCCTTTCCATCCCTCGAGCTGCTCGAAACGCGTATCGCGGCGCGGCCGCTCACCTTTCCCTACGTGCCCGGCTACCTGTCCTTTCGCGAAGTTCCGGCGGTGATCGCGAGCCTGCGCCGGGTGAAGAACCCGGTGGGCGCCATTCTGTGCGACGGGCAGGGCATTGCGCATCCACGCGGCTTCGGCCTGGCGAGTCACGTGGGGTTTTGGGCCGGTGTCCCCGCCGTGGGGTCGGCCAAGAGCCGGCTGGTGGGCGTGCACGGCCCGGTGGGGGAGCGACGCGGAGCGCGCGCGAATCTCTACTACAACGACGAACACGTGGGAACGGTGCTGCGCACGCGCGACGGCGTGAAGCCCCTGTTCGTCTCCCCGGGGCATCTCATCGATTTTACCTCGAGCTGGCGTCTGGTGCTGGCGTGCTGCACGCGCTACCGGCTGCCGGAGCCACAGCGGCTCGCGCACATCGCGGCGGGGGAAGCGAAACGGGAGGGTGCGTGA
- a CDS encoding outer membrane beta-barrel protein, protein MKKLLSIIAVVAIVAVAASSAFATSPLRSVGVEAGYVSADLGGIENNNTWVAGIFADFGLPMTNMYINPFVNYWNYTESQNSVDASFRDISVGANMKWTIPTSAVRFQPFLAAGVAVHMLNASAEDAGVSLFDQGDTKFGFQGGAGFKVGVSQSTSIVGSGWYNNVENADNWSVRGGLAWNL, encoded by the coding sequence ATGAAGAAGCTTCTTTCCATCATCGCGGTTGTCGCGATTGTCGCGGTTGCTGCGTCGAGTGCGTTTGCCACCAGCCCGCTGCGTTCAGTGGGTGTCGAGGCCGGCTATGTCAGCGCGGACCTCGGTGGCATCGAGAACAACAACACGTGGGTTGCCGGCATCTTCGCGGACTTCGGTCTTCCGATGACGAACATGTACATCAACCCGTTCGTCAACTACTGGAACTATACGGAGAGTCAGAACTCCGTCGACGCGTCCTTCCGTGACATTTCGGTGGGTGCGAACATGAAGTGGACGATCCCGACGTCGGCCGTCCGCTTCCAGCCGTTCCTCGCCGCGGGTGTCGCGGTTCACATGCTGAACGCTTCCGCCGAAGACGCGGGCGTCAGCCTGTTCGACCAGGGCGACACCAAGTTCGGTTTCCAGGGTGGCGCTGGTTTCAAGGTGGGCGTCAGCCAGAGCACCAGCATCGTGGGCTCGGGCTGGTACAACAACGTCGAGAACGCCGACAACTGGTCGGTTCGCGGCGGCCTGGCCTGGAATCTCTAG
- a CDS encoding glycosyltransferase family 39 protein, protein MPTEPTPRKRTTRIKEVAFFGLLTALGLAFFSLARNNSFWHGDDWNYLIQALEVETDWRQLFSSRLHETIQPLPNLIFFLEFEAFGLNAASYYLFNVLVHSVNAFLVYFLVRTLLQDRAIAVLSGLLFEFAVGNYGKSVMTVSGSSDLVITALTLLTMIFYVKNELEENGAIWERNFNLCLLFFTLCLLSKTSMFSLLGLMVAFNLFFRETTGRKIFDRNVVLFTGFALAVLVVKLAIQREVPGASDIEVTWWSIPRNFAGYLVRMVFPIHSSTLVANAGAPVRFIYDFATAIRVVILLCIISYSFFGFIFGNRVIRFFIAWTYIVVTPFCFFRFPADWLDIRFLYLVSVGFDLILASGTVLAARLLYQHRWRRMLPYLIPVFFVMLSYFVLVQLDENYEYKAKAPGLNKVKASFYEMYSRRTATHETLPGPGNRN, encoded by the coding sequence ATGCCCACCGAACCGACGCCACGAAAGCGCACGACGCGCATCAAGGAGGTTGCATTTTTCGGCCTCCTGACCGCGCTCGGCCTGGCCTTCTTCTCGCTGGCGCGCAACAACAGCTTCTGGCACGGCGACGACTGGAACTACCTCATCCAGGCCCTTGAGGTGGAGACGGACTGGCGCCAGCTCTTCTCCAGCCGACTGCACGAGACCATCCAGCCCCTCCCCAACCTGATCTTCTTCCTGGAATTCGAGGCCTTCGGCCTGAACGCCGCCTCGTACTACCTCTTCAACGTTCTGGTCCACTCGGTCAACGCGTTCCTGGTGTACTTCCTGGTGCGGACGCTGCTGCAGGACCGCGCCATCGCGGTGCTGTCGGGGCTCCTGTTCGAGTTCGCGGTGGGGAACTACGGGAAATCGGTGATGACCGTTTCAGGCAGCAGCGACCTGGTCATCACCGCCCTCACCCTGCTCACGATGATCTTCTACGTGAAGAACGAGCTCGAAGAGAACGGCGCCATCTGGGAGCGAAACTTCAACCTGTGCCTGCTTTTCTTCACCCTCTGCCTGCTCTCCAAGACATCCATGTTCTCGCTGCTGGGGCTGATGGTGGCGTTCAACCTGTTCTTCCGGGAGACGACGGGACGAAAGATATTCGACCGCAATGTCGTGCTGTTTACCGGGTTCGCGCTGGCGGTGCTGGTGGTCAAGCTGGCCATCCAGCGCGAGGTACCCGGTGCATCCGACATCGAGGTCACGTGGTGGTCGATTCCGCGCAATTTTGCGGGCTACCTGGTGCGCATGGTGTTTCCGATTCACTCCTCCACCCTGGTGGCCAACGCGGGGGCGCCCGTGCGGTTCATCTACGACTTCGCCACCGCCATCCGCGTGGTGATTCTGCTGTGCATCATTTCCTACTCGTTCTTCGGGTTCATTTTCGGTAACCGGGTTATCCGCTTCTTCATTGCGTGGACGTACATCGTGGTGACGCCGTTCTGCTTCTTTCGCTTTCCGGCGGACTGGCTCGATATTCGCTTTCTCTACCTGGTGTCGGTCGGTTTCGATTTGATTCTCGCCTCGGGTACGGTGCTGGCCGCCCGCCTGCTCTACCAGCACCGCTGGCGGCGAATGCTGCCCTACCTGATTCCGGTGTTCTTCGTGATGCTGTCCTATTTTGTGCTGGTGCAACTGGACGAAAACTACGAGTACAAGGCAAAGGCGCCAGGTCTCAACAAGGTGAAGGCGTCGTTCTACGAGATGTATTCAAGACGGACGGCGACGCACGAGACGCTGCCGGGGCCGGGAAACCGGAACTAG
- a CDS encoding carboxymuconolactone decarboxylase family protein, with amino-acid sequence MSHMVHDFNEYRKKMNDRILATDNLVVKRFFNLDTNTYQDGALPARTKEMLGLVASMVLRCDDCIRYHVQECHQAGVSREEFFEVFSVGLVVGGSIVIPHMRRAVEFLDELETEKK; translated from the coding sequence ATGTCGCACATGGTGCATGATTTCAACGAGTACCGGAAGAAGATGAACGACCGCATCCTCGCCACCGACAACCTGGTGGTGAAGCGGTTCTTCAACCTGGACACCAACACCTACCAGGACGGCGCCCTGCCCGCCAGGACCAAGGAAATGCTGGGGCTGGTGGCGTCCATGGTGCTGCGCTGCGACGACTGCATCCGCTACCACGTCCAGGAATGCCACCAGGCCGGGGTCAGCCGCGAGGAGTTCTTCGAGGTATTCAGCGTCGGGCTGGTGGTGGGCGGGTCCATCGTGATTCCCCATATGCGGCGTGCGGTGGAGTTCCTGGACGAGCTGGAAACGGAGAAGAAGTAG